Proteins from one Gaiella occulta genomic window:
- a CDS encoding long-chain fatty acid--CoA ligase, producing the protein MMDYQLTLPALLRRADTFFGSVEIVTRLPDGSLHRSTYADLARRSAMLAAALRALGIQPGDRVATLCRNHSQHLEAYFGIPLAGAVTHTLNFRLHPDDLAYIAGHAGDRAVVVDQSLLPVLDEFRARAPFEHVLVVRDDGPPLAERLDFEVALGEADTSSFLAFEPDEKQAAAMCYTSGTTGRPKGVLYSHRAIVLHSLVCAHRDALDIGESDVVLPVVPMFHVNAWGLPYTATLVGAKQVLPGLHTDAAGLLELLADQGVTVTAGVPTVWLAVLDALDRDPRAYDLSRLRSILVGGAAAPEAMIRAFQERHGLHVVHLWGMTEMTPLGTVSKLGPALASAPDDVRRRYQLTQGRPVPLVEARAHAENGPVPWDGRTPGELEVAGPWVVSSYYGDNGLDDRFTGDGWFRTGDIVTIDPLGFVSIQDRAKDLIKSGGEWISSVALENALMGHPAVAEAAVVAVPHPKWQERPLAAVVLREGHRATGDELREHLAPHFASWWLPDAVEFVDEIPRTAAGKFRKSALRERFSSYWEGES; encoded by the coding sequence ATGATGGACTACCAGCTGACGCTGCCCGCCCTGCTGCGGCGCGCCGACACCTTCTTCGGCTCCGTCGAGATCGTGACACGCCTCCCCGACGGCAGCCTCCATCGCTCGACCTACGCCGACCTGGCCCGGCGCTCCGCCATGCTCGCCGCGGCGCTCCGGGCTCTCGGCATCCAGCCCGGCGACCGGGTTGCGACGCTCTGTCGCAACCATTCCCAGCACCTCGAGGCCTACTTCGGCATTCCCCTCGCGGGCGCCGTGACGCACACGCTCAACTTTCGCCTCCATCCGGACGATCTCGCCTACATCGCCGGCCACGCCGGTGACCGCGCCGTCGTCGTCGACCAGTCGCTGCTCCCGGTCCTCGACGAGTTCCGGGCGCGGGCTCCGTTCGAGCACGTCCTCGTCGTCCGCGACGACGGCCCCCCGCTCGCGGAGCGGCTCGACTTCGAGGTCGCGCTGGGCGAGGCCGACACGTCGTCGTTCCTGGCATTCGAGCCCGACGAGAAACAGGCCGCCGCCATGTGCTACACGTCCGGAACCACCGGCCGTCCCAAGGGCGTTCTCTACTCGCATCGAGCGATCGTGCTGCACTCGCTCGTCTGCGCGCACCGCGACGCGCTCGACATCGGCGAGTCCGATGTCGTCCTTCCCGTCGTGCCGATGTTCCACGTCAATGCGTGGGGCCTTCCTTACACGGCCACCCTCGTCGGCGCGAAGCAGGTCCTGCCCGGTCTGCACACCGACGCGGCCGGGCTGCTCGAGCTCCTCGCTGACCAGGGCGTCACCGTGACGGCCGGGGTGCCTACCGTCTGGCTCGCCGTCCTCGATGCTCTCGACCGCGATCCACGGGCGTACGACCTCTCCCGGCTGCGCTCGATCCTCGTCGGCGGTGCGGCGGCGCCCGAGGCGATGATCCGCGCCTTCCAGGAGCGGCACGGGCTCCACGTCGTGCATCTCTGGGGCATGACCGAAATGACGCCCCTCGGGACCGTCTCGAAGCTCGGCCCTGCCCTGGCGAGCGCGCCGGACGACGTACGCCGCAGATACCAACTTACCCAGGGGCGCCCCGTTCCCCTCGTCGAGGCACGTGCGCACGCCGAGAACGGCCCCGTCCCGTGGGACGGCCGGACGCCCGGGGAACTCGAGGTCGCCGGTCCCTGGGTGGTCAGCAGCTACTACGGGGACAACGGGCTCGACGATCGCTTCACCGGGGACGGCTGGTTCCGCACCGGAGACATCGTCACCATCGATCCGCTCGGATTCGTCTCGATCCAGGATCGCGCGAAGGATCTGATCAAGTCGGGCGGGGAATGGATCAGCTCGGTAGCGCTCGAGAACGCTCTCATGGGGCACCCGGCCGTCGCCGAGGCCGCCGTCGTCGCGGTGCCGCACCCAAAGTGGCAGGAACGCCCCCTCGCCGCCGTTGTCTTGCGCGAGGGACACCGTGCGACCGGCGACGAGCTCCGCGAGCACCTCGCCCCGCACTTCGCGAGCTGGTGGCTGCCAGACGCCGTCGAATTCGTCGACGAGATTCCGCGAACGGCAGCGGGGAAGTTCCGCAAGTCGGCGCTTCGCGAGCGCTTTTCGTCCTACTGGGAAGGGGAGTCATGA
- a CDS encoding serine hydrolase domain-containing protein, with the protein MRGHREAATPIDGTVAAGFEPVRETFAANFAERGEVGAAFAAYVDGQKVVDLWGGDARPGAPWSENTLCLVWSTTKGATALAAQILAERGQLDVDAPVARYWPEFAVNGKESVTVRDVLTHAAGLPYWEGYRELVTLDSSEGWGRSEDIARALAAAAPVVEPGAVHGYHAVTYGWLLGELVRRITGASLGEFFRVEVAEPLGLSFWIGLPPEEHGRVADLLSAPPVDDPELAAMMEAAMGPDALTGRALLVGPGGGVDHAAETANAVEFRAAEVPAANGVTDARSLARMYAMLAMGGELDGVRIVSPQSIAAHTIERYRGDDVVLASEKRYALGYMRPYPPAEVFGPNDEAFGHPGMGGSLGFADPVARVGFGYVMNQMMPGIQVDPRARALADALYASLR; encoded by the coding sequence ATGAGAGGGCACAGGGAGGCGGCCACCCCGATCGACGGGACGGTCGCCGCAGGATTCGAGCCGGTACGCGAGACGTTCGCCGCGAACTTCGCCGAGAGGGGCGAGGTCGGGGCCGCGTTCGCGGCATACGTCGACGGTCAGAAGGTCGTCGATCTCTGGGGTGGCGATGCCAGACCAGGGGCCCCGTGGAGCGAGAACACGCTCTGCCTCGTCTGGTCGACAACCAAGGGAGCGACGGCGCTTGCCGCACAGATCCTCGCCGAGCGCGGTCAGCTCGACGTGGACGCCCCTGTCGCACGCTACTGGCCGGAGTTCGCCGTGAACGGAAAGGAGTCCGTCACCGTGCGAGACGTGCTCACGCACGCCGCCGGGCTTCCCTACTGGGAAGGGTATCGCGAGCTGGTGACCCTCGACTCGAGCGAAGGGTGGGGGAGGTCGGAAGACATCGCTCGCGCTCTTGCCGCCGCCGCCCCCGTGGTTGAGCCCGGCGCCGTCCACGGGTACCACGCCGTTACCTACGGGTGGCTTCTCGGGGAGCTCGTTCGCCGGATCACCGGCGCGAGTCTCGGGGAGTTCTTCAGGGTCGAGGTCGCTGAGCCCCTCGGGCTCTCCTTCTGGATCGGCCTGCCTCCCGAGGAGCACGGCCGAGTCGCCGATCTGCTGTCGGCTCCGCCCGTTGATGATCCCGAGCTCGCCGCGATGATGGAGGCGGCGATGGGACCGGACGCACTGACCGGGCGCGCGCTTCTTGTCGGGCCAGGCGGCGGGGTGGATCATGCCGCGGAGACCGCCAACGCCGTGGAGTTCCGGGCTGCGGAGGTTCCGGCCGCGAACGGCGTCACCGACGCACGCAGCCTCGCGAGGATGTACGCCATGCTGGCGATGGGAGGCGAGCTCGACGGCGTGCGGATCGTCTCGCCGCAGTCGATCGCCGCGCACACGATCGAGCGGTACCGCGGCGACGACGTCGTCCTCGCCTCGGAGAAGCGCTACGCCCTCGGCTACATGCGTCCCTACCCGCCGGCCGAGGTGTTCGGGCCGAACGACGAGGCCTTCGGACATCCCGGCATGGGCGGGTCGCTCGGCTTCGCCGATCCCGTCGCCAGAGTCGGGTTCGGCTACGTGATGAACCAGATGATGCCCGGCATCCAGGTCGACCCACGGGCACGCGCGCTCGCCGATGCCCTCTACGCGTCGCTGCGCTGA
- a CDS encoding oxidoreductase: MGELVQALGVPARFRGFVAERTDDRVETGIRELSQEDLADEAVTVRVAWSSVNYKDGLACSPHGRVARISPLVPGIDLAGEVVASTSPRFRAGDLVVAHGYEIGTSHHGGFAEYARLPDEWVVPLPQGLSTREAIAIGTAGFTAALSVHQLESRGLEPVDGPILVTGASGGVGSTAVAILAARGYEVVASTGKEAAREWLRELGAARVLGREEIAAGPERPLGREEWAAAVDCVGGSTLAGVLGLLRYGGAVAACGLTGGRELSTTVLPFILRGVALLGTDSVQCPLDLRTELWGRIAGDLRPRKLERIVASEIELEDLEPSLAAILRGEIRGRTLVRCSAETSRSPMADERSPDGE, from the coding sequence ATGGGAGAGCTCGTGCAGGCGCTCGGCGTTCCCGCGCGCTTCCGTGGCTTCGTCGCCGAGCGCACCGATGACCGCGTCGAGACGGGGATACGCGAGCTCTCTCAGGAGGATCTCGCCGACGAGGCGGTGACGGTGCGTGTCGCGTGGTCGAGCGTCAACTACAAGGACGGACTGGCGTGCAGCCCTCACGGGCGGGTCGCGCGAATCTCACCGCTCGTGCCCGGGATCGACCTGGCGGGTGAGGTCGTGGCCAGCACATCGCCGCGGTTCCGAGCGGGCGATCTCGTCGTGGCACACGGCTACGAGATCGGGACGTCTCACCACGGCGGCTTCGCCGAGTACGCCCGGCTTCCCGACGAGTGGGTGGTTCCGCTCCCGCAGGGTCTCTCGACGCGGGAGGCGATTGCGATCGGAACGGCCGGCTTCACGGCCGCCCTGAGCGTGCACCAGCTCGAGTCGCGAGGTCTCGAGCCAGTCGACGGACCCATTCTCGTCACCGGTGCCAGCGGCGGCGTGGGGAGCACCGCCGTTGCCATCCTGGCGGCACGCGGCTACGAGGTGGTGGCCAGCACGGGGAAGGAGGCGGCCCGCGAGTGGCTGCGGGAGCTCGGCGCCGCCCGGGTCCTGGGTCGCGAGGAAATTGCGGCGGGCCCCGAGCGGCCGCTTGGCCGCGAGGAATGGGCTGCGGCCGTCGACTGCGTCGGCGGGAGCACGCTTGCCGGCGTGCTCGGCTTGCTCCGCTACGGCGGAGCGGTCGCCGCCTGCGGCCTCACCGGCGGCAGGGAGCTCTCCACCACGGTGCTCCCGTTCATCCTCCGCGGCGTTGCCCTGCTCGGCACGGACTCGGTGCAGTGCCCTCTCGACCTGCGAACCGAACTCTGGGGGCGCATTGCCGGCGATCTGCGCCCGCGTAAGCTCGAGCGGATCGTTGCGAGCGAGATCGAGCTGGAAGACCTCGAGCCCTCCCTGGCCGCCATCCTGCGCGGCGAAATCCGCGGCCGCACCCTCGTGCGCTGCTCGGCCGAGACGAGCCGGTCTCCGATGGCCGATGAGAGGAGTCCTGATGGCGAGTGA
- a CDS encoding methyltransferase domain-containing protein: MTGVVVHAGGWGDGGWGWAMWLAMTIGMTAMLVTLLAIVWLIVRAVGPPREGGRSREDRALEELRVRYARGEISGESPTSDAGRCSRTSVVAPAEPDRAQAYDAWYETALGAAAHRIELRLVAALAAPGRGERALDAGCGTGIYTAWLLEQGLEVTGLDPDPAMLSAARVKVPEARLVEGDATMLPFAEGEFDLAVAVTLFCFLDGEERLVAARELLRVVRPGGRVVVGELARRSLWAAQRRVRGWRGSRTWRQAHFATAGELRQLFHNAGATAVSARYGLYLPPWDVTSFVSRAEAIERLGRPLGALGAAFVAARAEAGGGAAGATARV; the protein is encoded by the coding sequence GTGACGGGCGTCGTGGTGCACGCCGGCGGCTGGGGCGACGGCGGCTGGGGCTGGGCGATGTGGCTGGCGATGACGATCGGGATGACAGCGATGCTCGTCACCCTGCTTGCGATCGTATGGCTGATCGTGCGCGCCGTCGGGCCGCCGCGCGAGGGCGGGCGCAGCAGGGAAGACCGGGCGCTCGAGGAGCTGCGAGTGCGCTACGCGCGTGGGGAGATCTCAGGTGAGAGTCCGACGAGCGACGCCGGACGTTGCTCGAGGACGTCGGTGGTCGCGCCGGCTGAGCCCGACCGGGCGCAAGCCTACGACGCCTGGTACGAGACCGCGCTCGGAGCGGCGGCGCACCGGATCGAGCTGCGTCTGGTCGCGGCGCTTGCCGCCCCCGGGCGGGGAGAGCGCGCGCTCGACGCCGGTTGCGGAACCGGCATCTATACCGCCTGGCTGCTCGAACAGGGCCTCGAGGTGACCGGGCTCGACCCCGACCCGGCCATGCTCTCCGCCGCGCGGGTGAAGGTGCCGGAAGCGCGGCTCGTCGAGGGAGACGCGACGATGCTGCCCTTCGCGGAAGGGGAATTCGACCTGGCCGTCGCGGTCACGCTCTTCTGCTTCCTCGACGGCGAGGAGCGGCTGGTGGCCGCCCGCGAGCTCTTGCGCGTCGTCCGTCCCGGCGGCAGGGTCGTCGTGGGTGAGCTCGCCCGCCGCAGCCTCTGGGCGGCGCAGCGGCGGGTGAGGGGCTGGCGCGGGTCGAGGACGTGGCGACAGGCGCACTTCGCGACGGCGGGCGAGCTGCGGCAGCTCTTCCACAACGCGGGAGCAACCGCCGTCAGCGCCCGCTACGGCCTCTACCTCCCGCCCTGGGACGTCACCTCGTTCGTCAGCCGAGCGGAGGCGATCGAACGGCTCGGCCGGCCGCTGGGCGCGCTCGGAGCCGCCTTCGTCGCGGCGCGGGCCGAGGCTGGCGGCGGCGCGGCAGGCGCGACTGCCCGCGTCTGA
- a CDS encoding CGNR zinc finger domain-containing protein translates to MPLDFAWLGQGPALDLANTFVPAQQADLLGQWSESRQKELSLTELRDLRATVTSVLEALAQGAQPPEEAIEKLNVISAEAPLHTTLRDGRLEVHEPFAGAVARAVFALAAGHETVATCRAPGCGMFFVRAHPRQVWCCHGCGNRARVARHYARAKAEKERVDAVERPNGPITEGGR, encoded by the coding sequence ATGCCGCTCGACTTCGCCTGGCTCGGTCAGGGCCCTGCACTGGACCTGGCGAACACGTTCGTGCCGGCTCAGCAAGCTGACCTTCTCGGCCAATGGTCGGAGTCCAGGCAGAAAGAGCTGTCGCTCACCGAGCTGCGCGATCTTCGTGCCACGGTGACCTCCGTCCTCGAAGCCCTCGCGCAAGGCGCGCAACCTCCAGAGGAGGCGATCGAGAAGCTGAACGTGATCAGCGCTGAAGCGCCGCTGCACACCACTCTTCGCGACGGCCGCCTCGAGGTTCATGAGCCGTTCGCTGGCGCGGTCGCGCGCGCGGTTTTCGCCCTCGCTGCGGGACATGAGACTGTAGCCACCTGTCGCGCACCAGGCTGCGGAATGTTTTTCGTCCGCGCGCACCCGCGGCAAGTGTGGTGCTGCCACGGCTGCGGCAATCGCGCCCGCGTCGCCCGCCACTACGCGCGCGCCAAGGCCGAGAAGGAGCGCGTTGACGCCGTTGAGCGGCCAAACGGCCCGATCACCGAAGGCGGTCGCTGA